The following proteins come from a genomic window of Nocardioides albertanoniae:
- a CDS encoding cytochrome c biogenesis CcdA family protein, with the protein MTDWFASTAGSGSLLLAIPVALLAGFLSFVSPCTLPMLPGYLSYATGLSGADLASGDVRRGRMLAGSLLFVAGFSVVFVLLGVTVGGIAYKLLAFQETGTKVLGVLSIVMGIAFMGFIPLLQRDLKFHKVPAVGLAAAPLLGFLFGLAWTPCTGPTLGVITGLAWDQGTAARGGLLLAVYALGLGIPFVLVAVMWRQATVALSWFRRHTRAITIVGGVLMILIGVAMLTGWWDNGVQWLQVQLVQRWEGIAL; encoded by the coding sequence ATGACCGACTGGTTCGCGAGCACCGCCGGGAGCGGGTCGCTGCTGCTGGCGATCCCGGTCGCGCTCCTGGCCGGGTTCCTCTCCTTCGTCTCGCCGTGCACGCTGCCGATGCTGCCGGGATACCTCTCCTACGCCACCGGCCTGTCCGGCGCCGACCTCGCCTCCGGTGACGTACGCCGCGGCCGCATGCTCGCGGGGTCGCTGCTGTTCGTCGCCGGGTTCTCCGTGGTCTTCGTGCTGCTCGGGGTCACCGTAGGCGGGATCGCCTACAAGCTGCTCGCCTTCCAGGAGACCGGCACCAAGGTCCTCGGGGTGCTCTCGATCGTCATGGGCATCGCGTTCATGGGCTTCATCCCGCTGCTGCAGCGCGACCTGAAGTTCCACAAGGTGCCGGCGGTCGGGCTGGCCGCCGCGCCGCTGCTGGGCTTCCTGTTCGGGCTGGCCTGGACTCCGTGCACCGGGCCGACGCTCGGTGTCATCACCGGCCTCGCCTGGGATCAGGGCACCGCCGCCCGTGGTGGTCTGCTGCTCGCCGTCTACGCGCTCGGTCTCGGCATCCCGTTCGTGCTGGTCGCGGTGATGTGGCGACAGGCGACGGTCGCGCTGAGCTGGTTCCGCCGCCACACCCGCGCGATCACGATCGTCGGCGGCGTGCTGATGATCCTGATCGGCGTCGCCATGCTCACCGGATGGTGGGACAACGGCGTCCAATGGCTCCAGGTGCAGCTCGTCCAGCGCTGGGAAGGCATCGCACTGTGA
- a CDS encoding TlpA family protein disulfide reductase — MNQKSGRGIPVRVVLALAMVGLLAACGQNGTNEAGYISGDGRTQEIPVADRGEPVEITGKTLEGKPFDLADTRGKVTVLNVWWTGCAPCRKEMPMLQAANEELGDEVAFVGLNTRDASAAQGQAFERHYGVEYPSVYSPDGAAVLALKGSLAPRAIPATAILDTQGRVAALIRGEIPSARTLDTLITAAGSGGKDPA, encoded by the coding sequence GTGAACCAGAAGAGTGGCCGCGGCATCCCGGTGCGTGTAGTGCTCGCGCTGGCGATGGTCGGGCTGCTCGCCGCGTGCGGGCAGAACGGCACCAACGAGGCCGGCTACATCTCCGGCGACGGCCGCACCCAGGAGATCCCGGTCGCCGATCGCGGCGAACCGGTCGAGATCACCGGCAAGACGCTGGAGGGCAAGCCGTTCGACCTCGCCGACACGCGTGGCAAGGTCACCGTGCTCAACGTGTGGTGGACCGGGTGCGCGCCGTGCCGCAAGGAGATGCCGATGCTCCAGGCCGCCAACGAGGAGCTCGGTGACGAGGTCGCCTTCGTGGGCCTCAACACCCGCGACGCCTCGGCGGCGCAGGGCCAGGCCTTCGAGCGCCACTACGGCGTCGAGTATCCCTCGGTCTACTCACCCGACGGCGCTGCCGTGCTCGCGCTGAAGGGCTCGCTGGCGCCCCGGGCCATCCCCGCCACCGCGATCCTCGACACCCAGGGACGTGTGGCGGCTCTGATCCGCGGGGAGATCCCCTCGGCTCGTACGCTCGACACGCTCATCACCGCGGCGGGCTCCGGCGGCAAGGACCCGGCATGA
- a CDS encoding histidine phosphatase family protein, whose amino-acid sequence MNAKGTSNETTVHLLRHGEVHNPDGILYGRRPGYNLSELGLKMADRVAEEIGERDITHIVSSPLERAQQTAGPLAQARGLEISLDERVLESENLFVGKSFRDGLGPLRDPKVWPKLINPLKPSWGEPYLEIVARMMSAIYDARDAARGHEAVIVSHQLPIWTTRLNIEGRSFLHDPRKRECALCSLTSLHFVDNEFVALSYSEPAGDMLPAKDKYAPFSAGDAPEGSGPEASVDD is encoded by the coding sequence ATGAACGCGAAGGGCACGAGCAACGAGACCACCGTCCACCTGCTGCGGCACGGTGAGGTGCACAACCCCGACGGCATCCTCTACGGGCGCCGTCCGGGCTACAACCTCTCCGAGCTCGGCCTGAAGATGGCCGACCGTGTCGCCGAGGAGATCGGTGAGCGAGACATCACCCACATCGTCTCGAGCCCGCTCGAGCGAGCCCAGCAGACCGCCGGCCCGCTGGCGCAGGCGCGTGGCCTCGAGATCTCGCTCGACGAGCGGGTGCTGGAGTCGGAGAACCTCTTCGTGGGCAAGAGCTTCCGTGACGGCCTCGGCCCGCTGCGCGACCCCAAGGTCTGGCCGAAGCTGATCAACCCGCTCAAGCCGTCGTGGGGCGAGCCCTACCTCGAGATCGTGGCCAGGATGATGTCGGCGATCTACGACGCGCGCGACGCGGCGCGCGGCCACGAGGCCGTCATCGTCTCCCATCAGCTGCCGATCTGGACCACCCGGCTCAACATCGAGGGCCGCAGCTTCCTCCATGACCCGCGCAAGCGGGAGTGCGCGCTGTGCTCGCTGACCTCGCTCCACTTCGTCGACAACGAGTTCGTCGCGCTCTCCTACAGCGAGCCGGCCGGCGACATGCTTCCGGCGAAGGACAAGTACGCGCCGTTCTCGGCCGGCGACGCTCCGGAAGGCTCGGGCCCCGAGGCCTCCGTCGACGATTAA
- the hemL gene encoding glutamate-1-semialdehyde 2,1-aminomutase yields MPDDISPLSAAASEALFARAKTVTPGGVNSPVRAFNAVGGTPRFIREAKGAWLTDVDGNDYVDLICSWGPMLLGHAHPEVQAAVLEAVTRGTSFGTPTTPEVELAEEIVSRAPVEKVRFVSSGTEATMSAIRLARGFTGRDVILKFAGNYHGHVDSLLASAGSGLVTHAIPGTPGVPESSTELTVVLPYNDRAAVTAAFESYRDRVACLITEASPGNMGIVPPEPGFNEFLATTCRDNGALFISDEVMTGFRAGKQGQWGLDGKSEGWAPDLVTFGKVMGGGFPAAAFGGRADVMGSLSPDGPVYQAGTLSGNPVATTAGLTTLRLATDEVYDHISQAAETVKAAIVETFTKAGLPHVVQATGTMFSVFFAEGPVRNFEEAKTTDEAAYKAFFHAMLDQGVYLPPSAYEAWFLSSAHDERAVSQITEALPYAAEAAAKELS; encoded by the coding sequence GTGCCTGACGACATCTCACCCCTGTCCGCAGCGGCATCCGAAGCTCTCTTCGCCCGGGCGAAGACCGTGACGCCGGGCGGCGTGAACTCGCCCGTGCGCGCGTTCAACGCCGTCGGCGGGACGCCGCGGTTCATCCGGGAGGCGAAGGGAGCGTGGCTCACCGACGTCGACGGCAACGACTACGTCGACCTGATCTGCTCCTGGGGCCCGATGCTGCTGGGCCACGCCCATCCGGAGGTCCAGGCGGCGGTGCTCGAGGCGGTCACGCGCGGCACCTCGTTCGGCACGCCGACCACGCCCGAGGTCGAGCTCGCCGAGGAGATCGTGAGCAGGGCTCCGGTCGAGAAGGTGCGGTTCGTCAGCAGCGGCACCGAGGCGACGATGTCGGCCATCCGGCTGGCGCGCGGGTTCACCGGGCGCGACGTGATCCTCAAGTTCGCCGGCAACTACCACGGGCACGTCGACTCGCTGCTGGCCAGCGCCGGCTCCGGGCTGGTCACCCACGCCATCCCCGGCACTCCGGGCGTGCCCGAGAGCAGCACCGAGCTCACCGTCGTGCTTCCCTACAACGACCGCGCGGCCGTCACCGCCGCCTTCGAGAGCTACCGGGACCGGGTCGCCTGCCTGATCACCGAGGCCTCGCCGGGCAACATGGGCATCGTGCCGCCCGAGCCCGGGTTCAACGAGTTCCTGGCGACCACCTGTCGCGACAACGGTGCCCTGTTCATCTCCGACGAGGTGATGACCGGGTTCCGGGCCGGCAAGCAGGGTCAGTGGGGCCTCGACGGCAAGAGCGAGGGCTGGGCGCCCGACCTGGTCACCTTCGGCAAGGTCATGGGCGGCGGCTTCCCGGCGGCGGCCTTCGGCGGCCGCGCCGACGTGATGGGCTCGCTGAGCCCCGACGGGCCGGTCTACCAGGCCGGCACGCTGTCGGGGAACCCCGTCGCGACCACCGCCGGCCTCACCACGCTGCGCCTGGCGACCGACGAGGTCTACGACCACATCTCCCAGGCGGCCGAGACGGTCAAGGCGGCGATCGTGGAGACCTTCACCAAGGCCGGTCTCCCGCACGTCGTCCAGGCCACCGGCACGATGTTCTCCGTCTTCTTCGCCGAGGGGCCGGTGCGCAACTTCGAGGAGGCCAAGACCACCGACGAGGCGGCGTACAAGGCCTTCTTCCACGCCATGCTCGACCAGGGCGTCTACCTGCCGCCGAGCGCCTACGAGGCGTGGTTCCTCTCCTCCGCCCACGACGAGCGGGCCGTCTCCCAGATCACCGAGGCGCTTCCGTACGCCGCCGAGGCTGCTGCAAAGGAGCTGTCATGA
- a CDS encoding family 43 glycosylhydrolase, whose protein sequence is MSGFEKGLRVERRSVLAGLAAGAIGASGPLAGSVAGAATSAATAATEAAQARRHPPSWPDLEPYGLADTRPDLWPRDDNSFILPLELRPRDEERGQVWIRDTYVNCFVVDGRPLYVATGTSRVPELDKAAPWNDGIFVWVAPSLRGPWRLVDTTGIRPDAEKGKVWSPEFTAENRPGRTVVAPWQEYWYDDRFGKRGQVWAPELHLHRGTWYIVACMGDHSRKVGSFMLVSEGGIEGPYRLVEGSLEKPFGDPVPGGPSFVEPGAYHHIDGGLFAEDGDAWLVLHNDHYARFRDDMEDIVPTTNLPAFRQTAYSPEPYLEGAQVFEHEGRYYLLHAAWDRSSTDADGGTRYAYDPPGPGRTQYQYDAILAVADSFEGPYSRRWTAGVGAGHNNIFRDRAGSLWATFFRNPNAGYWADPARIADAAVPGVVRLERAGVDGSRLYVQRRT, encoded by the coding sequence ATGAGCGGTTTCGAGAAAGGATTACGCGTCGAGCGACGGTCCGTGCTGGCCGGTCTCGCCGCTGGAGCCATCGGGGCGTCGGGCCCGTTAGCAGGATCGGTCGCGGGCGCTGCCACCTCCGCCGCGACCGCGGCGACCGAGGCAGCGCAGGCGCGGCGGCACCCGCCGAGCTGGCCCGACCTCGAGCCGTACGGACTCGCGGACACCCGACCGGACCTGTGGCCCCGCGACGACAACTCCTTCATCCTCCCGTTGGAGCTCCGTCCACGTGATGAGGAGCGCGGCCAGGTCTGGATACGCGACACCTACGTCAACTGCTTCGTGGTCGACGGACGCCCGCTCTACGTCGCCACCGGGACCTCCCGTGTGCCCGAGCTCGACAAGGCCGCCCCGTGGAACGACGGGATCTTCGTGTGGGTCGCCCCGTCGCTGCGGGGGCCGTGGAGGCTGGTCGACACGACCGGGATCCGGCCCGACGCGGAGAAGGGCAAGGTCTGGTCTCCGGAGTTCACTGCCGAGAACCGGCCCGGACGCACGGTCGTCGCTCCGTGGCAGGAGTACTGGTACGACGACCGGTTCGGCAAGCGGGGACAGGTGTGGGCCCCGGAGCTGCATCTCCACCGCGGCACCTGGTACATCGTCGCGTGCATGGGAGACCACTCCCGCAAGGTCGGTTCGTTCATGCTGGTCAGCGAGGGCGGGATCGAGGGCCCGTACCGGCTCGTGGAGGGCAGTCTCGAGAAGCCGTTCGGCGACCCGGTGCCGGGCGGCCCGTCGTTCGTCGAGCCCGGCGCCTACCACCACATCGACGGCGGCCTCTTCGCCGAGGACGGCGACGCGTGGCTCGTCCTGCACAACGACCACTACGCGAGGTTCCGGGACGACATGGAGGACATCGTCCCCACGACGAACCTCCCCGCGTTCCGGCAGACCGCGTACTCGCCTGAGCCCTACCTCGAAGGGGCGCAGGTGTTCGAGCACGAGGGCAGGTACTACCTCCTCCACGCTGCCTGGGATCGGAGCTCGACCGACGCGGACGGCGGCACCCGATACGCCTACGACCCACCAGGCCCGGGCCGCACCCAGTATCAGTACGACGCCATCCTCGCCGTCGCGGACAGCTTCGAGGGCCCGTACTCGCGCCGGTGGACCGCAGGTGTCGGCGCCGGCCACAACAACATCTTCAGGGACCGCGCCGGCTCGCTGTGGGCGACGTTCTTCCGTAACCCGAACGCCGGCTACTGGGCCGACCCCGCCCGGATCGCCGACGCCGCCGTGCCCGGAGTCGTGCGGCTCGAGAGGGCCGGCGTCGACGGGAGCCGCCTCTACGTGCAGCGCCGAACATAG
- a CDS encoding ROK family transcriptional regulator, translating into MRRTHEERVLRVLREQGALSRGEIARAVGLSRTTLSEITGDLLQRGALVVVDTDAAKREGSGRPAERLALDPASGQFMGVDFGHRRVQVAVADASHEIVVSGSERYDDDTAWPIRLDAAFRLLDRLAAESGVHYGALQGIGIGVPGPYTAAPGVLLLAPHSSVAASDTASAQAEFANRFGAPVIVDNNSRLAALAEVTFGSSSVDDLLYVRLSDGVGGGLVVGGRLVAGSSGLAGELGHVTVDPNGLECRCGKRGCVETVASVPAILAACRDQGLLIDDLDDLGAAIERSHPTADRVVREAGAAVGRVLGAASMVLNPANIVIGGEITRIAPAVVQQAAATVAFENFPGATTPVVRGAQLLDDDGALGALAALFHSSPILAGYPEASDAASRPASIERGTTTRRGVAHGRAQ; encoded by the coding sequence GTGAGACGAACTCACGAAGAGCGCGTCCTGCGCGTCCTGCGCGAGCAGGGCGCGTTGAGCCGGGGCGAGATCGCGCGAGCCGTCGGGCTGTCGCGCACGACCCTCTCCGAGATCACCGGCGACCTGTTGCAACGGGGTGCCCTCGTGGTGGTCGACACCGACGCGGCCAAGCGGGAGGGCAGCGGTCGGCCGGCTGAACGCCTCGCCCTGGACCCCGCCTCCGGGCAGTTCATGGGCGTCGACTTCGGCCATCGCCGCGTACAGGTCGCCGTCGCGGACGCCTCGCACGAGATCGTCGTGTCCGGGTCGGAACGGTACGACGACGACACCGCTTGGCCGATCCGGCTGGACGCGGCGTTCCGGCTCCTCGACCGCCTCGCCGCGGAGTCCGGAGTTCACTACGGCGCGCTGCAGGGCATCGGCATCGGGGTGCCGGGGCCCTACACGGCAGCTCCGGGGGTCCTGCTCCTGGCACCGCACAGCTCGGTCGCGGCCAGCGACACCGCCTCCGCACAGGCCGAGTTCGCGAACCGGTTCGGAGCCCCGGTCATCGTCGACAACAACAGCCGCCTGGCCGCGCTCGCCGAAGTCACCTTCGGCAGCAGCTCGGTCGACGACCTCCTCTACGTGCGACTCTCCGACGGCGTCGGCGGAGGCCTGGTGGTCGGCGGTCGCCTGGTCGCCGGCTCGTCGGGGCTGGCCGGTGAGCTGGGGCACGTCACGGTGGACCCCAACGGCCTGGAGTGCCGGTGCGGCAAGAGGGGCTGCGTCGAGACCGTGGCGTCGGTTCCGGCCATCCTCGCCGCCTGCCGCGACCAGGGCCTCCTCATCGATGACCTCGACGATCTGGGAGCCGCGATCGAGCGCTCCCACCCGACCGCGGACAGGGTCGTTCGAGAGGCCGGTGCCGCCGTCGGGCGGGTGCTGGGAGCGGCATCGATGGTGCTCAACCCGGCCAACATCGTGATCGGCGGCGAGATCACCCGGATCGCGCCGGCCGTGGTGCAGCAGGCGGCCGCCACCGTCGCGTTCGAGAACTTCCCCGGTGCGACGACGCCGGTGGTGCGCGGCGCGCAGCTCCTGGACGACGACGGTGCGCTCGGCGCACTCGCCGCGCTGTTCCACAGCTCACCGATCCTGGCGGGCTATCCCGAGGCCTCCGATGCCGCATCCAGGCCGGCGTCGATCGAGCGGGGCACAACGACGAGAAGAGGAGTGGCTCATGGCCGTGCTCAGTGA
- a CDS encoding ABC transporter permease, which translates to MAVLSEQSVQTGRTSRTGEGGRSASASTRRRGLPLALNTVSIGLGIALWWALAAAGLSLPTPPEVVSRAGTLLSNGTLLDDIAASLGRVLAGFVLGTALAIPVGFLMGWYGIARGLVEPWVQFFRTIPPLAIIPLAIVLMGIGEPPKIFVIFLAAFLVCVISTYQGVVNIDRTLVNAARVLGARDAGIFLRVVVPATTPFILVGMRVGLGSAWATLVAAELIAAQEGLGFRMQNAQLYYDLPTIFVGLITIGILGLVMDRILLMAERKLTGWQERR; encoded by the coding sequence ATGGCCGTGCTCAGTGAGCAGAGCGTCCAGACCGGCCGTACCAGCCGTACCGGCGAGGGCGGACGCAGTGCGTCGGCGAGTACGCGGCGGCGCGGGCTCCCGCTCGCGCTGAACACCGTGTCCATCGGGCTCGGCATCGCCCTGTGGTGGGCGCTGGCCGCGGCCGGCCTCAGTCTTCCGACCCCACCCGAGGTGGTCTCGCGCGCGGGCACGCTCCTCTCGAACGGGACGCTGCTCGACGACATCGCGGCCAGCCTGGGTCGGGTGCTGGCCGGTTTCGTGCTGGGCACCGCGCTCGCGATCCCGGTCGGCTTCCTCATGGGTTGGTACGGCATCGCTCGCGGGCTCGTCGAGCCCTGGGTGCAGTTCTTCCGCACCATCCCGCCGCTGGCCATCATCCCGCTGGCCATCGTGCTGATGGGGATCGGCGAGCCGCCCAAGATCTTCGTGATCTTCCTGGCCGCCTTCCTCGTCTGCGTGATCTCGACGTACCAGGGCGTGGTCAACATCGACCGCACCTTGGTCAACGCCGCCCGCGTGCTCGGTGCCCGCGACGCCGGCATCTTCCTGCGGGTGGTCGTGCCGGCCACCACGCCGTTCATCCTGGTCGGGATGCGGGTGGGGCTCGGGTCGGCCTGGGCGACGTTGGTCGCTGCCGAGCTGATCGCCGCCCAGGAAGGCCTCGGCTTCCGGATGCAGAACGCGCAGCTCTACTACGACCTGCCCACGATCTTCGTCGGGCTCATCACGATCGGGATCCTCGGCCTGGTCATGGACCGAATTCTCTTGATGGCAGAACGCAAGCTCACCGGATGGCAGGAGCGCCGATGA
- a CDS encoding ABC transporter ATP-binding protein has protein sequence MITPKISLKDVAKTFALGKETFTALDGVSLDIADNEFVTVVGPSGCGKSTLLNILAGLDDPTEGQALVDGAVVSGPGPERGVIFQQYALFPWLTVRQNVEFGLKTARVAKAERQERAQHFVEMVGLEQFADALPKMLSGGMRQRCAIARAYAVNPSILLMDEPFGALDALTRVKLQEQLLDTWSKEQRTVLFITHDVDEAVFLANRVIVMAARPGRIYDVVDVDIPYPRTEEFRLSPEFAALRNHVWRSVYHQDGRTAADSNHPAPSSTTA, from the coding sequence ATGATCACCCCCAAGATCTCCCTCAAGGACGTTGCCAAGACGTTCGCCCTCGGCAAGGAGACCTTCACCGCGCTGGACGGTGTCTCCCTCGACATCGCCGACAACGAGTTCGTCACCGTCGTAGGCCCCTCCGGCTGCGGCAAGAGCACGCTGCTCAACATCCTGGCCGGACTCGACGATCCCACCGAGGGGCAGGCGCTCGTCGACGGTGCTGTCGTCTCCGGGCCCGGGCCGGAACGTGGCGTCATCTTCCAGCAGTACGCGCTCTTCCCCTGGCTGACGGTCCGCCAGAACGTCGAGTTCGGGCTGAAGACGGCGCGCGTGGCCAAGGCGGAGCGCCAGGAGCGGGCACAGCACTTCGTCGAGATGGTCGGGCTCGAGCAGTTCGCCGACGCACTGCCCAAGATGCTCTCCGGCGGCATGCGCCAGCGCTGCGCGATCGCTCGCGCGTACGCCGTCAACCCCTCGATCCTCTTGATGGACGAGCCGTTCGGCGCGCTCGACGCACTCACCAGGGTGAAGCTCCAGGAGCAGCTCCTCGACACGTGGAGCAAGGAGCAGCGCACCGTCCTGTTCATCACCCACGACGTCGACGAGGCGGTCTTCCTCGCCAATCGCGTCATCGTGATGGCCGCCCGGCCGGGACGGATCTACGACGTGGTCGACGTGGACATCCCCTACCCGCGTACGGAGGAGTTCCGGCTCAGCCCCGAGTTCGCGGCCCTGCGCAACCACGTCTGGCGCTCGGTCTACCACCAGGACGGCCGCACCGCCGCCGACTCGAACCACCCCGCGCCGTCATCGACGACGGCCTGA
- a CDS encoding aliphatic sulfonate ABC transporter substrate-binding protein, whose protein sequence is MSLTRRITAAAALGIAAMVLSACGGGSDTEKVSFGYIGDYNGTSLLAIAEDQGLWEKHDLEVDAKVFTNGPLQIQALGTGDLDFGYIGPGAFWMPASGQAKVVAINTLGNADRVIAQPGITSIEQLRGKTVAVPEGTSGDMILELALEKAGMTKKDVKVVNMDPSTVVSAFASKKIDAAGFWYPAIETIKAEVPDVVELGKNSDFESQMSFPTAFVAGNKVVSDDTEKTEKTIAVLREAMEYRTAHMDESIKLTADMLGVPVEQVEADAANVEVLSVEQVDEMTKDGTIDKWLTAMTDYFVDAGQLESPVAPDSYYTGDLFTGAAK, encoded by the coding sequence ATGTCACTCACCCGCAGAATCACAGCCGCTGCCGCCCTCGGCATCGCCGCCATGGTGCTCTCCGCCTGCGGCGGCGGCTCCGACACCGAGAAGGTCAGCTTCGGCTACATCGGTGACTACAACGGCACCAGCCTGCTCGCCATCGCAGAGGATCAGGGCCTCTGGGAGAAGCACGACCTCGAGGTCGACGCCAAGGTGTTCACCAACGGACCGCTGCAGATCCAGGCGCTGGGCACCGGCGACCTCGACTTCGGTTACATCGGCCCGGGTGCGTTCTGGATGCCGGCGTCGGGGCAGGCCAAGGTCGTCGCGATCAACACGCTCGGCAACGCCGACCGCGTCATCGCCCAGCCCGGGATCACATCCATCGAGCAGCTCAGAGGAAAGACCGTCGCCGTGCCCGAGGGCACCTCGGGCGACATGATCCTCGAGCTCGCGCTCGAGAAGGCCGGCATGACCAAGAAGGACGTGAAAGTGGTCAACATGGACCCCTCGACGGTCGTGTCCGCGTTCGCGTCCAAGAAGATCGACGCGGCAGGTTTCTGGTACCCGGCGATCGAGACCATCAAGGCCGAGGTGCCCGACGTCGTCGAGCTCGGCAAGAACTCCGACTTCGAGTCCCAGATGAGCTTCCCGACCGCGTTCGTCGCGGGCAACAAGGTCGTCTCCGACGACACCGAGAAGACGGAGAAGACGATCGCCGTGCTGCGTGAGGCGATGGAGTACCGAACCGCCCACATGGACGAGTCGATCAAGCTGACCGCCGACATGCTCGGCGTGCCGGTCGAGCAGGTCGAGGCCGACGCCGCGAACGTCGAGGTGCTCTCCGTCGAGCAGGTCGACGAGATGACCAAGGACGGCACCATCGACAAGTGGCTCACCGCCATGACCGACTACTTCGTCGACGCCGGCCAGCTCGAGTCTCCGGTCGCCCCGGACAGCTACTACACGGGCGACCTGTTTACGGGGGCCGCCAAGTGA
- a CDS encoding sulfatase-like hydrolase/transferase: protein MTSPRNILFLMTDQHRADTLGAYGNELAATPVLDELARTGARFDRWYTPTAICTPARASLLTGQAPFRHKVLANHERNVGYIEDIPEGMFTFSTALREKGYNCGLIGKWHVGTEKTAGDFGFDGPDLPGWHNPVDNPDYLAYLAEHDLPAYEISDRIRGTLPSGGPGNLLAARLHQPVEATFEHYLATRAIETLETYAAETHDPGKPFFLALHFFGPHLPYILPDEFFDLFDPADVELPRSVAETFWGKPPVQKNYSAHWTFDTMPIETTRKLIAVYWGYVALIDQQIGRVMEAMERLGLVDDTAVFFTCDHGEFTGSHRLHDKGPAMYEDIYRTPGLLRVPGQPAGVVRDEFVSLLDCTATILELADIDPKQAVDSRSLLPLVGGEEAEWDDYIVCEFHGHHFPYPQRMLRTKRYKLVVNPDSVNELYDLESDPDELLNRYELPEMKEVRTQMIRRLYAVLRERGDNFYHWMTSMYDVGDVAYDPTLSGLDEATYQGARRE, encoded by the coding sequence GTGACGAGCCCGAGGAACATCCTCTTCCTGATGACCGACCAGCACCGCGCGGACACCCTCGGCGCGTACGGCAACGAGCTGGCGGCGACGCCGGTCCTCGACGAGCTGGCGAGGACCGGCGCACGCTTCGACCGGTGGTACACGCCGACCGCGATCTGCACGCCGGCGCGGGCCAGCCTGCTCACCGGACAGGCGCCGTTCCGGCACAAGGTGCTCGCCAACCACGAGCGCAACGTCGGCTACATCGAGGACATCCCCGAGGGCATGTTCACCTTCTCGACGGCGCTGCGCGAGAAGGGCTACAACTGCGGGCTCATCGGGAAGTGGCACGTCGGCACCGAGAAGACCGCCGGCGACTTCGGCTTCGACGGGCCGGACCTGCCCGGCTGGCACAACCCCGTCGACAACCCGGACTACCTGGCCTATCTGGCGGAGCACGACCTGCCGGCGTACGAGATCTCCGACCGGATCCGGGGCACGCTGCCCAGCGGCGGCCCCGGCAACCTGCTCGCGGCCCGGCTGCACCAGCCGGTGGAGGCGACGTTCGAGCACTACCTCGCCACCCGGGCGATCGAGACGTTGGAGACGTACGCCGCCGAGACGCACGACCCTGGTAAGCCGTTCTTCCTGGCCCTGCACTTCTTCGGGCCTCACCTGCCGTACATCCTGCCGGACGAGTTCTTCGACCTGTTCGACCCGGCCGACGTCGAGCTGCCCCGGTCGGTCGCGGAGACGTTCTGGGGAAAGCCCCCGGTGCAGAAGAACTACAGCGCCCACTGGACGTTCGACACCATGCCGATAGAGACGACGCGCAAGCTCATCGCGGTCTACTGGGGCTACGTCGCGCTCATCGACCAGCAGATCGGCCGGGTCATGGAGGCGATGGAGCGGCTCGGGCTGGTCGACGACACGGCGGTCTTCTTCACCTGCGACCACGGCGAGTTCACCGGCTCTCACCGACTGCACGACAAGGGGCCGGCGATGTATGAGGACATCTACCGGACACCGGGTCTGCTGCGGGTGCCGGGGCAGCCGGCCGGCGTCGTGCGAGACGAGTTCGTGAGCCTGCTCGACTGCACCGCGACGATCCTCGAGCTCGCCGACATCGACCCGAAGCAGGCGGTCGACTCACGCAGCCTGCTGCCCCTGGTCGGCGGCGAGGAGGCCGAGTGGGACGACTACATCGTCTGCGAGTTCCACGGTCACCACTTCCCCTATCCCCAGCGGATGCTGCGCACGAAGCGCTATAAGCTGGTGGTGAACCCCGACTCGGTCAACGAGCTCTACGACCTGGAGTCCGACCCCGACGAGCTGCTGAACCGCTACGAACTGCCCGAGATGAAGGAGGTCCGCACGCAGATGATCCGGCGTCTCTACGCCGTGCTTCGCGAGCGCGGGGACAACTTCTACCACTGGATGACGTCCATGTACGACGTCGGCGACGTCGCGTACGACCCCACGCTGAGCGGCCTGGACGAAGCCACCTATCAAGGAGCGAGGCGTGAGTGA